A single genomic interval of Silene latifolia isolate original U9 population unplaced genomic scaffold, ASM4854445v1 scaffold_144, whole genome shotgun sequence harbors:
- the LOC141637784 gene encoding protein MICRORCHIDIA 7-like — protein sequence MAIIGSSERESGDAVRSSIGKRPSLVSSDNNNNNNNNNNNNSKRVKFEVEVSNSNNNNETTTTSSVLPSSSSSKQFWKAGDYEGLHHPLSSSSFSSSSGTSGMDHARVHPRFLHSNATSHKWALGAFAELLDNALDEVSNGATYVIVDVLLNKKLALTQDQHHFKTLLLQDNGGGMRPDQMRNCMSLGYSSKSKLPNTIGQYGNGFKTSTMRLGADVIVFSSTKPKDGTCPTRSIGMLSYTFLKSTRKEDTVVPMVDYEKKGHGWTKMVRSSLNDWHLNLDTITEWSPYSTEEELLKQFNYIDNQGTRIIIYNLWEDDMQQLELDFDTDPHDIQIRGVNRDEKKIAMARKYPNSRHFLTFQHSLRSYASILYLRLPRGFRIMLRGKYVEHHNLANDMVYAKEVQYRPVPITDGIVKNPIVSSKNMQVLVTLGFVKDAEDHIDIQGFNVYHKNRLIKPFWRVWNSAGSDGRGVIGLLEADFVEPAHDKQGFERTTALSRLEARLIALQKAYWRDNCHLIGYAPRRALNKTALETPLPVSTNSNTSNGKVHKKDSNKDDTKSAHFETPTSRPLSHSTTKFSRSEANDNLHTCELEKSNATSNTSHSVKRNGKLNSFQSEKEDIQGDIIVAKLAKENLELKKRLHDPKKASKEDDLQGQVEVEREKCKSLESKLEEANKKIEEMEKEQETLIEIFAEERERRDAEAEDLRKRLRDASRTMDELLEKTKR from the exons atGGCGATTATTGGAAGCAGTGAACGTGAATCCGGCGACGCCGTTCGTAGTTCCATCGGAAAAAGACCAAGCTTAGTTTCttctgataataataataataataataataataataataataatagcaaaaGGGTGAAGTTTGAGGTGGAAGTTAGTAACAGTAATAATAACAACGAAACGACGACGACGTCGTCAGTGTTGCCCAGCAGCAGTAGTTCGAAGCAGTTTTGGAAGGCTGGTGATTATGAGGGTCTTCATCatcccctttcttcttcttccttttcttcttcttccg GTACAAGTGGTATGGATCATGCCCGTGTCCACCCAAGGTTCTTACATTCAAATGCAACCAGTCACAAGTGGGCATTGGGAG CTTTTGCAGAACTTCTTGACAATGCTCTCGACGAGGTTTCTAATGGAGCTACTTATGTAATTGTTGATGTGCTTCTGAACAAGAAACTAGCTCTAACACAAGATCAACATCACTTTAAGACCTTGCTACTTCAAG ATAACGGAGGTGGAATGAGGCCTGATCAAATGCGAAATTGCATGTCTCTTGGTTATTCATCAAAGAGCAAACTTCCAAACACTATTGGTCAAT ATGGGAATGGATTCAAGACAAGTACGATGAGACTAGGTGCTGATGTTATTGTATTTTCATCTACTAAACCCAAGGACGGGACATG CCCTACGAGAAGTATAGGGATGCTATCCTACACTTTTTTGAAAAGCACTAGAAAGGAAGACACCGTTGTTCCCATG GTCGATTATGAGAAGAAGGGGCATGGTTGGACCAAGATGGTTAGGTCTTCCTTAAATGATTGGCATCTAAATTTGGATACCATTACTGAATGGTCGCCATACTCTACTGAAGAAGAGCTTCTTAAGCAG TTTAATTACATAGATAATCAAGGGACCCGAATCATCATATACAATCTATGGGAGGATGACATGCAACAATTGGAGCTGGATTTTGATACAGATCCTCAC GATATTCAAATTCGAGGAGTCAATAGAGATGAGAAAAAAATAGCCATGGCAAGAAAGTATCCTAATTCTAGGCATTTCTTAACATTTCAGCATTCACTAAGG AGTTATGCATCGATTCTGTATCTCAGACTTCCACGAGGATTTCGGATTATGCTGCGGGGGAAGTATGTGGAACACCATAACTTGGCGAATGATATGGTGTACGCTAAGGAAGTTCAGTACAGACCTGTGCCCATCACTGATGGCATTGTCAAGAATCCTATTGTTTCTTCCAAAAAT ATGCAAGTTTTGGTGACTTTAGGATTTGTTAAAGATGCAGAAGATCATATTGACATTCAAGGTTTCAATGTTTACCATAAAAACCGGCTAATTAAG CCATTTTGGAGAGTGTGGAATTCTGCGGGAAGTGATGGTCGGGGAGTCATAGGTCTGTTGGAAGCGGATTTTGTGGAACCGGCCCATGACAAGCAGGGTTTTGAGAGAACCACTGCTCTTTCTAGACTTGAAGCGCGTCTAATTGCTTTGCAGAAAGCTTACTG GCGTGATAACTGCCATTTGATTGGTTATGCACCCCGGAGAGCATTGAACAAAACAGCTTTGGAAACGCCCCTCCCTGTATCAACTAACAGTAACACTTCCAATGGAAAAGTGCATAAGAAAGATTCAAATAAAGATGATACCAAAAGTGCGCACTTTGAGACACCAACTTCAAGACCACTGAGCCACTCGACCACTAAG TTTTCAAGATCTGAAGCGAATGATAATCTGCATACCTGTGAGTTAGAGAAAAGCAATGCTACGTCGAATACATCACATTCAGTAAAGAGAAATGGTAAACTCAATAGCTTTCAGTCAGAAAAGGAGGATATACAAGGTGATATAATAGTAGCCAAGTTGGCAAAAGAGAACCTTGAATTGAAGAAAAG GCTACACGATCCTAAAAAAGCAAGCAAGGAAGATGATTTGCAGGGACAAGTA